Within Spinacia oleracea cultivar Varoflay chromosome 4, BTI_SOV_V1, whole genome shotgun sequence, the genomic segment attttataaactaacaTCTCATACCCTATTGAAATTTTCTCATATATCATCCGTGATAACTATTTTTCATTTACTAACGACATGCCGCGACTATACGCGTTAGTATGTATATTAATGACAACAGATTACCTTAATCATGACGGTATGCGCGCCCCGACGCCACGAGATGGCAATGACCGATGACACGACGCCACCAGACTACCGAGAAAGCTAAGGAAATCGGAATGTCGAATAATCATCATCAATGACCATGATGACACATGAGTAACTTCTAAACAATTTTTCACACActttctcatttcaattcattcattGTTGTTCTCTTGTATTAATATGTCTCGTATTCAACGTTCATCAAGTTAACTAATAAATTTTTGCATCGCACCATGAATGTCTCAATTTCTCTAATGACTAAACCATTTTATCAAATCGTTTTGAGGTAATTTAACTTGACAGGACGTTTAGAGGTTGCATCATGCTGGCACGCATATACGGCGTCAAATATTAACGAACGTCATCATATCTGTGGCCGACTTCAGTCATGATATCTTCCCAAAGCCGTCACAGGGGGGCAAGATAGTACATACTCCCGTTCAGTTTAATATACTTGTTACAACTTTGAAATTTAACTAACGATGTGatacaatttattttcatgatgatcTTGTCGTAAGATTTTGGTAACAGGTACGACGCCAAGACAAATGTACGAACACTGGGGGCTCAACCACTATCACATGTCGAAATAGGCGGATAAAGAAAAGTCATTGGGTTTCCCAAAGACGACAAGTGATAAGACGTCAACCGATTAACAAGATAGGTAATTTATAAAGAGTTCACATGTATTTGAATTTACGACATATTGTAATGTAAGTTTGTCAAATGATTTTACCAAAGACGTTAAGAAAAAGTCCACTTCTTAAGACAGTATAAGGAATTCACATTAACCATATGTTCTTTCTTGTGCAACATTGCGAGGATCAACCAATAAGTCGACCAACGTTGGAATGGACAGTGTCAAGACCAGCGATGCGTCATCATTCAACATGACGGTACGACGCCAGATGTGACGACGATGGTACAAGCGATGACAATGATCTCAGGAACGAAAACAAGATCGGCAACGAGAGGTGTCACGACATCAGGACAATGCTGTTGATTGTAGAATCATCATCAAGGGAAAGTCAACGATACGAAGTAATTTCGTTACATGAGCCCATATTAAGTAATATCTAACACTTACTTCGtgcgttaattaatttattacattttttactacactgcgattaaagttcaatttcagtTTTTGTTATTTGTCGCATTGAATATATATTTCCAAAcgcaattatattatatttatgtttcatCTTATTCATTTGAAAATCAACGCTAACATCGCATCAAGCGAACGTCCACCTCTACCTTTTCTATTCTCTATAGATCACTTGTTAACGATATCACCAACGACAACAACAACGAACGACATCATCAGAAGACGACATCAACGAACGACGCTGTCAACTACAAGCGACGACGTCTCCATGGTCATAACCCTTAAACTTATTGGATCCCAACGACGACGTGTCGCTTCTAAGCGCGACCACTACAGACGACGCAGGTACTATTTATGTGCACATAACTTCGTTCTTTGAGTACCTTACAAGTGACATTTATTACACAACGAACAATAGAGATAGcataaacaacattttaagctAACAACGTGTATGCACCCCCGACACTCGTCCAAACGGCTAACCAATCGCCAAATATAACATAGCAAACTCACGTCTTTCCTCCTCAACACTGACGACAAACGAAGCCAACCCAGAATGCTCGAAACCTACTTAAACTACTCTTCTGAAAATCCCATAGGCTAAACTCTTCTGCCATAGACTGCGCCATTAAAACATCTTACCCCTTGTCCTCATGTTATAGGAAACCTCATAAACCTTCGACTCTTCTTGACATTCGTCATAAGGTTACTTCGAACCACCCACTTCATTCACCTGTAACTTCAACTTAGTCGCTTGCTACCTACCCTCACATGACATTACATCTGACTAAAATTATTCGACCATGTGCCCACTCGACAAGAATTCCTTCTATAAAGTTCTTCGCATGACTACGAACAAACGAAGAGGCTTATATCGCCTGCATACGATAGATATCATACAACAACGACAATAGAggcacgcctgtaaacatcagatgaccgactaagatacaacagttggccgtGACGCCTGCAAACACCAGACGACAAGCTAAAATACAATGGTTGGTcgtgacgcctgtaaacatcagacgacaggctaagatacaacagttggtTGTGACGCCTGCAAACACCAGACAACAAGCTAAGATACAATGGTTGGTcgtgacgcctgtaaacatcagacgacaggctaagatacaacagttggctGTGACGCCTGTAAGCATCAGACGACAGACGAAGATAcaaagttggccatgacgccagATGCCTAACTAACATCACGTCTTAACATGTTTCCGCGCAGGTTTCATAAGAATTACATTCTATTATTTTATAAGCTAAACGGTTCTTCCACAAGATATCAGGCTTACATCAAAGATTGATAACATCGACGACGACATGAAGGCATCATTGCTTGCGTGACGACATCTGGTGACCTCGAAGATCATGAACGACACCAGAAGGCGACGTCGTTGATCAAAGATTAGATACGGAAGACGACGGACAGGTCGAAGACAATGACAGATTGGCGTCGACAGAAAATGAACGTGGTGACAGGCGTcgaagattattttcctaactttCGGCTCGCTGCAATTAGGAAAATGGGGGCTATTGTTATGGGTCGTTCCATATCGCACGTGTCGCAGTCAATTCCTACATTTAAGGAGTTGTTATCTCCACTTTATGCTTGTTGGACAAGGTCAAAGAAGCTAGCAAGGATCAAGAAAACTGTTAGAGGAAATCAAGGGATCGGTTGAGAGTATCAAGGGACAACTAACGACATTATTCTGTCTTCTATGCTTGACCTAGTACTATATAAAGATCATGAGTTTGCAATGAGAGGGCACGGCTAATCTCCATATCTAACCACTACCTTCCTCCATTTACCCCACTAATACCCATTatcccaactactattatttagTTGTTACTCCATGAGACATCATTTTCTACCTTAGCTTACCCACGTACATCTCACTACAAATACTCCATCTCATCAGCTATAATCATCATCTCGTCTGATATAAATATATCTTTTTCCCAATACCCCTTATACATGGTAATGACGGCCATTGTCGTATATTTACTCAATTCACAAGCACCTTCCTCGAGTATCCCAGTCCACCCGTATACTCCCTTTCACTTATGCCTTATTATTAGCTACATTTATATATACACGCGAATAAACAATGTACTTGTATTCAACAAGGATTTTTATGCCAGTaacatagtggattggtggactcattgccacccgcggtttttatccctttcgggttttccgcgtcaccatctcttgtctcgtctctctttattttctgtcATTTATTTCCTGTCATTTGCATAATTATTTTATCTAGTCGCGCGTCTATatcccaaccaaaggtcgtccatacgaaatttggcataaacagagCCCTTGTGCATCGACACTGTGGCCGAGTTGTTCTTGTGCTAATATTATTACCCTTGCTGCTCGTGATTCTGTTTTTCTGGTATCATATTTTTTCTACTCCCTATAGTTTAATGTATTAGTTTATGTATATTTATCACCCTTTAAATTACAAGGGACCTTATTCTCTAAGCTCTATAAAATATTCAATTTTCTTGAGAAATCAATTGGTGATTTGTTTACCAATTCAGGAAATTAAATGTGATCACATTTTatagaaatacttaaaaagtgGCTTTATATTAACgagataaaatataattttaattacatacttaatatatttaatattttgagtACGAAACAAATAGCCTCGGATGAGGCTTATTCGTTGGATGAGGGAAACTATAGCTTGAGTTGGTGGCGGGCTCATATATTTTTGCACACAATGCAAGTTAACTAGTTTCAAAGGTGGATCCGACGAAAATCCCTCTGATACCTAAGTCAGTTGGTGAATCCACATAAGAGAATTCTTATTAGGTTTTGCGTGTGAAGACAATATATAAATGAACATAACTACCACATTGACAAACTTTATAGCGTTTGATAAGAAAAGGTTGCTGAGCTTTTATCATGATGGGCCTTAGGCTGTATCAAAGAATTATTACAGAAAACGGAGACGCCTATACACATAATATGCATTTTTCAATTATGGAACTTTATTCTTTAATATTCAAATGAATGGTTGCGGCATGAGTTTTGTTGCTCACATTTTATTCTTTTGTCATGTTATTTTCTAGATAGGCGGACCATTCTACTTGATTCCCTTAGGAAGAAGGGACGGCCTAAACTTTGCTACACAAGGAGAAACCCTAGCTAACCTACCACCACCCTTTTTCAACACTGAACAACTCCTCAGTTCTTTTGCCACTAAAAACTTGAATACCACGGACCTCGTGGCCCTCTCCGGAGCCCACACCATCGGAATTGGCCAATGTACATCCTTCACCGATAGACTCTACCCTACTCAAGACCCTACAATGGACCAAACCTTCGCTAACAACCTTAAGCGCATTTGTCCAACTGCAACCACTAATGCCACAACGAATTTGGACATTCGTACTCCTAATATTTTCGATAACAAGTATTATGTCGACCTTGTGAACCGCCAAGGCTTGTTCACTTCTGATCAAGATTTATATACCGACTCAAGGACTAGAGGTATTGTCACAAGCTTTGCCACCAACCAGGGCTTGTTCTTTGAAAAGTTCATAGATGCAATGGTTAAAATGAGCCAACTTGATGTATTGACTGGTTCACAAGGTGAAATTCGCTCCAATTGCTCTGTAAGGAATGCTAATAGTAATATGGATCTCAAGTATCTGGTGGAAGTGGATGAAGAACAAGGAAAATTGTCACAATTTTAAGAAACAATAATGTACTACATACGTACAATTTAAAGTGGAGTAATAAGTCTTGAAATTTACCTCGATGCCTCGCACGTGTAATGACGTCTGAGTGTGGCgtctatagtttttttttttttttttttggagggagCGTCTATAGTTTCTTATATTATGAATAATAAGGGATTTGATCAAAGTAATTCCATTCTCAAGCTAATAAGATTTTATTTAAAGTTTAATCTTGTGTACTTGATTTACTTAATTTCTAGGTTTGTATTGAATTTCTAATGTatgaactttgaattttttgtttggATCAAAATGAGTTATTGTGTTAGATTAACTTATCATCAAGATGTACAACATGTATGATTGTACTAATATCATCAGCTACCACTCCATGTGGAACAAAAATACAACAAGATCTGGCACAATTACTGCTTAAGATCGAAATTAGTTTCCAAAAAAGAAATGTCA encodes:
- the LOC110785295 gene encoding peroxidase 12 produces the protein MYKTSKIQKKNMAFFKVIQHFIVIPSFMVGVSMGTSSRVPVVPGLSYTFYSSTCPGLDFIIRGHLIKVLFSDRTQAAGLLRLHFHDCFVKGCDGSVLMDGSASDPSDKDALPNLTLRSQAFKIINDLRACYGSPCASTLWPSCSCANIITLAARDSVFLIGGPFYLIPLGRRDGLNFATQGETLANLPPPFFNTEQLLSSFATKNLNTTDLVALSGAHTIGIGQCTSFTDRLYPTQDPTMDQTFANNLKRICPTATTNATTNLDIRTPNIFDNKYYVDLVNRQGLFTSDQDLYTDSRTRGIVTSFATNQGLFFEKFIDAMVKMSQLDVLTGSQGEIRSNCSVRNANSNMDLKYLVEVDEEQGKLSQF